AACCGTCGAAGACCTCCTCCTCGAGTTTGGCCGGCTTCTCGCCCAGCTCGATCTCGAAGCTGGCGGCCTTTCCATCGCCGGAGAGCTTGAATTCCTCGAAGGATTCCACCTGTAAGGCGAGTGCCTCCTTCATGACTTCCGGGTTCATCTCTTGCCCATGGCATGCGGCAGTCACGAGTGCGGCGGAGAGAATTCGTCTCATGACAACATGAGAACTTCGTTCCGATCCGGATCGCCAGCCGGAACTTCGTCTCGCGCAGCCAACCTGTCTATCCTCGCGAATTCTTCACCGCTCCTTCATCCTTGCGTCCCTTCTCTATCAGCGAATCACGTTGCCTGTGCCGCTTTGCCCTCTATCCTCCGCCCGCGCCCATGGATCTCGCCGTTGAAATCAAGGACCTCGTGAAGCAATTCCGCCCCGCCGGGCGGAAGGAGCCGCTGCTCGCGGTCGACCGGGTTTCGATCAACATTGCCCTGGGCGAGGTCTACGGCCTGATCGGCCCGAACGGCTCCGGCAAGTCCACCACCATGAAGGCCTTGCTCGGCCTGGTGCAGCCGGATGCCGGGGTCTGTCGGATCTTCGGGAACGACTCGATGCGGGTGGATTCCCGCCAGGATGTCGGCTTCCTCCCGGAGAATCCCTATTTCTACAAGCACCTGAGCGGTAGCGAGACACTCCGCTTCTACGGCAAACTCTGCGGGCTGCGCGGCGCGAAGCTGGAGGCCCGGGTGAAGGAACTGCTCGCCCTTGTCGATCTTATGGAGGCCGGGAACCGCCGCCTCGGCGGCTACTCGAAGGGCATGCTCCAGCGCATCGGCCTTGCGCAGGCCCTGATTCAGGAGCCCCGTCTCGTCATTCTGGATGAACCCACCGCCGGGGTGGATCCGGTCGGATCCCGCCAGATCCGCGACCTGATCCTCGATCTCAAGCAGCGCGGCATCACCGTTTTCCTCTGCTCCCATCTTTTGGAGCAGGTGCAGGAAGTCTGCGACCGCGTGGGCATCATCTTCCGCGGCCGGATGGTGAAGGAAGGCCCGATCGACGAACTGCTGGCAGTCGAGGACCAGACCGAGATCGTCCTGCGCGATGCCTCGCCCGAGTTGGTGGCGAAAGTACGCGAACTGGTAGCAGCGGAGGGCTCGGCCGAGCTCCTGCGCGCCGGTCGCCCGCGCACCACTCTGGAGCGCCTCTTCCTCCAGGAAACCGTGGACCGCCGCGAACCCTGATCCCTTTTCCGCCCGATGAGCCGTCCCGCGAAAAACCGCCCGCTCAATCCCCGCCGCATCGGGGTGATTGCCACGCACACCTTCACCCAGCTCGTCCGGATGAAGGTATTCTACTTCCTCGCCATCTTCGCGGTCATCGTCCTCGGCAGCAATCTCTTCAATATCCAAGGCATCGGCCGCCCGGACCTGCAGGGCATGGACGTGCTGCGGATGATCCGGAGCTGGTCGCTGGGCACCATGACCCTGTTCTCCGTGGTGCTGGGGGTGGTGGCCACCGCCCTGCTGCTACCCAAAGATGTGGAGGATCGCACGCTCTACACCATCTTGGCCAAGCCGGTGCCGCGCTTGGATTACCTGATCGGCAAGCTCGCCGGGGTGCTTCTCCTCATCTTCGTTTCCCTGCTGGTCATGGACTTGCTCATGACCGGCGTGCTCACGATCCGCACCCACATGCTGGTGGCGGAACAAATGGAGCGGTTCGCCTCGTGGCCCCAAGCGGACAAGGACTCACTGCGTGCCGAGATCATGGCGCAGGGGCCGACCTGGAGCCTGCACGGCGCCACCCTCGCGGTCTTCATGCGCTCCGCAGTGATCGCCTCCACCGCGCTGCTGCTCTCCACCTTCTCGACCAGCACGCTCTTCACCACCATCTCCTGCTTCCTCGTCTACTTCATCGGCAATTTCCAAGCGGATGCCCGGGACATGTATCTGAGCAGCGGGGATGGCATCGGGCCGGGCGGTCGCATTGCCGGGCTGGCCGTGGCCGTGGTCTTCCCGGACTTCCAGCTCTTCAATGTGATCGACGGGGTGATTGAGGGCGCGGCCCTGCCGCTCGCTGCGCTCGGCACCTTGGCCGGGATCACGATTTTCTACGTGGTCCTGCACACCTTCGTCTCGTGGCTGGTCTTCGCTGGAAAGGAGTTCTGAGATGAAGCCTCCCCGCCGCGCCGTTCTCATCGCCTTCGCCGTGCTGGTCGCGGGCGGCTACCTGCGCCTGTATCTGGAGGATCACGCGACCAAGAGCTTCCGGCACGAGGGATTGCTCTCCGAGCCGCTGGACATCGATGTCCGCGAGAAGATCGGCCAGAACAGCGCCGTGGTCGCGCTGGCCGGGCTGCGGACGCTGGTCGCCAGCTTCGCCAGCTTGCGCGCCACCGAGCAATTCACGAACACCGAATGGCCCGAGCTGGACGAATCGGTGAACACCACCGTCCAGCTCTCCCCCAAGACCGGCTACTACTGGGATATCGGCGGCTGGCATCTGGCCTACAATGCCGCCGCCTTTTATCGGAACGACCCCCATCTCAGCAGCCTGCGTGCTGAAGCCGAATCCCGCCGCTGGGTCACCAAGGGGAAGGAATTCTTTGAGCGGGGTACCCGGAACAACCCCGACAATTGGCGTCTCGCCGCCGCTCTGGGGAATCTCTATTCCAGCGCCTACCACTTCCCGGAGGACGAGAAGGCGGTAGCCGCCTACTCCCGCTCTTGGGCTACGGGGAAAGCGGATCCCCGCGTGCGGCGAAACCTGCTCCAAGCCCGCGCCCGGGTGGGGGAGGATCCCAAGGTGCTGCTCGCCGAGCTGCGTGACATTTTGCAATCCGACCCCCGCAGCGCCGTGCCCTCCATGCTGGCACTGCGCTATGTGCTGGAGGCGAAGATCACGCCGCCGGACGATCCGGTGGCCCGTGCGGTGCAGATTTTCGGTTCGGAAGAGCGGGCGCTGCGGATACTCGGGACTTATTTCACCGACTATCTCGACCGCATGCCCCAGACCGGCGTGGAGACCGCCATCCGCCTGCTGGAGAGGCGAAAAGGGATCGCCCCGGACTCTCCCGAGAGTAACATCCGTCTGCGGGAAGAATTATCTGCCAGAAACTACGGCTTTGAGAGGTAATCCGGGTTTGACTCGACAGGTCCCCGAAACGTCTCCTAAAGCCTCTCCCGCCTCACCGACCCATGCGCATCGCCCTCTTCGGAGATATCCACGCCAACCTTGAAGCCCTCGAGGCTGTGTTGGTTGATGCCGAGCAACAGGGCTGCACCGATTATGTCTGCCTCGGCGATGTCGTCGGCTACAATGCGGACCCCGCCGCTTGCTTGGAAAAAGTCCGCGCCATGAACTGCCCCGTGGTGAAGGGCAACCACGACGAGGATGCCTCCGGCACCCATTCGCTGGACGCCATGAACCCCGTGGCCGCCGCCGCGCTGGAGTGGACCCGCGAGCAACTTTCCGAGGAACAGCGGATCTGGCTGCGCCGTCTCCGAATGGTCCGCCAGGTGGAGGATTTCACCATCGTCCACAGCACCCTCGACCAGCCTGCGAACTGGAACTACGTGACGAACCGCTTCGACGCGATGTCGAACTTCTCGTACCAGTTCACGCAGGTCTGCTTCCACGGCCACACCCACGTCCCGCGCGTTTACGTGAAGACGGACAAGGTGCAGGAAGTCCCCGCGGAGTCCGTGGTGATCGAGGAAGGCTCGAAGTATTTCATCAATGCCGGCTCGGTCGGCCAGCCGCGCGATGGCGATTGGCGGGCCTGCTACGCGATCTACGATCTGGATCACCACCTCGTCGTCTTCCGCCGGGTCGAATACGATCTGGAGAAGACCCAGAAGAAGATCCTGGATGCCGGGCTGCCGCCGATGCTGGCGGAGCGTCTGGCGGATGGCCGATGATCGAGGTCGTCGCTGGCCTGATCCTCGACCAGTCGGACCGGCTCCTCGCCTGCAAACGACCGGAGGGAAAACACCTCGGCGGCAAATGGGAATTCCCCGGTGGCAAGGTGGAGCCAGACGAGAGTCCGGAGGCTGCCCTGATCCGCGAGCTGGAGGAAGAGCTGTCCATCACCGTCGAGTTGCTGGAGCCGCTCACTCCCGTGGTCTGGGACTACGGCCGCGGACCCATTCGCCTGCACCCTTTCGTCTGCCGCATCGCCTCTGGCACCCCGCATCCCCACGAGCACTCGGAGATCCGCTGGTGTGATCGGGTGGAGTTGCAAGCTCTCGACTGGGCCGAGGCCGACGTGCCGATCTTGGCGGAGTGGTTGGCCCGGTGATGCCGCCCACGGGTGATCTGTGAGGACAGAATTCTCCGGCTGCGGCTTTTACCCGGAGATGAATCATGCCTCCGGATGGCCTTCTCTGGTAGGGCGGATTTTCCTGCGGACCTTGGCGACCCTGTTCCTACTCCTCATCGTGCTGATGATCAGCCTCGCCGTGGGCTTGGAGGTGGTGATGGGGATTTATGAAGCAGCGTTCCATCTCGCGCTAGGGTTCATCTTCTTCTTGGTCCAAGAGGGGCCGCCCTTTCTTGCCAATCGCGGCGTATGGCTAGCCCTTCTCTTTCTCCCGCTGTTGGCATTTGGTGCGGCGCGCGTGCTTGGCGGGAGACGGGCTGGCCGAGGTGCAGGGACCTGCACGTCACGTCATCTGCAAGCCCTTGCAACAATACTGCTGGCGCTGTTCGTGGCTTCGCTGGTCATCAGCGGAGCCTTCGGAGCCTTGAAGGAACTTACAAGGCATCGCGTGTTTGCAAGTGCCAATGGCATCGAAGGCTACGAGAATAGGCTGATAGCCTCCGAACTGCAGAAGGCCCTGCAGGAGGTCTCTGAAACCCGGGACCATTTTCCGGACTCGCTCGCCGAACTTGAAGCCGGATTGAGCAAGGACTGGATCTCGGCCACTTATCGCGATCCCTATGCCGAGGAGCTACCGGAGTTGCCCATGTATCTCGCAGCCGGAGCTCCCACCTCGCTTGATCCCTCTTTTCCCGTTTTGATTTCGGCCCGCCACCGATCAGGGGGAAGGAAGTGGCACCGGACGGTTTTCACCATGAATGGCGTGGAGCACCATGTCGAAGAGCCGGAGATCTCCATCTGGGTTCAGCGTGCCTTGGACGCACGCCGGGCTCATTCCTCCCCATGAACTTCACGCGCTCTTCACCCACCTCGTCTTGCCAAAGCTTCCCTAACAAGATCATCCTATGAACGTGGCAAACCCTCGACAAGCTCCAGCCCTCGGCCCGCTCGTCCTGGCCATCTCGATCTTCGGCATGAGCCAAGCCTCCGCGGGCATGACCGTGGTCACGCTCACGGACATCGCCCGGGCTAGGCTGGATGCGCTTTCCTTCTTCCTCGTCTCCTACCTGCTCATCTGCTGGGTGGTAAAGCTGCTGTGGAACTATCTCGGCAAGACCTTCACGGTGCTGCCCAAGCTGAACTACACGCGTGCGCTCGGGCTTGTATTCCTCTCCGGGATGATGTTCTATGTCGTGCTCACCATGATCTCCGGTGCGCGCGAGTTACTCACGCCCGGCGCATGGGAGAAGCAGGGCATCGGCTACCGCACCCGGGAAGGCCAAGTCGCCACCCTCACCAAGGACGACCGACGCAGCAACCTGCGCAAACTGCAGGAAGCAATCTGGGCTTATGCGAAGGAGCATGGAGGCAAGGCTCCGCCCGGACCTTTGGTCGCCGGCATTGAGCCGGACCTCTGGCGCTTTCACGGCGGCGGGCTCTATTGCCTCATGCCTGAAGTCCGGCCCGGAGTGGGACGGGAAGTGCTTGTCTACGAGCCATCCACCGCCGGCGGCAGGCGCTTCGTCCTGTTGGCTGATGGCAATATCGAGGATCGCGAGGAGGGGACCTTGAGGCGTGATCTTGATGACCAGATGAAGAGATGAACGAGGGATGTGACATCGGATCGAAGCCGGGGCGTCCTCGCATCGGCAGGGTGGTGTCGTGCCTCGCTTGGATGTTTCTGCTTCTCCTCGTCGGTGCGATAATCGACTTGCTGCCCCTACTTGAGCTGCCTTTCCGGCTCGTCTTTGGCTGCTTGTTCCATTTCTGGAATCTAGTTCCGCCCATGCTTTCCCAGTGGAAAGCCGTGGCTTCTCCATTCGTTAGCCTGGCGATCATCTTGCCACTGGCGCATCACTTCTTCCGCTGGTTTGCCATTTCACGTGGAAGGACCCTTTGGAGATTTTCCCACAGCCTCGCGATCGTGGCCTTACTCTTCGCCGGAAGCGCGGCAGCCATCGCCATGAGCGGGATCACCCATCAGGCGGCTTGGATGGCGGATGTCCCTTGGTGGAACCATCGTGGACGTGGCGAGGTGAGCGAGGCCATGTCGCGGATTCGTGATCTCCAAGTCGCGATGGCAGAGTTCTATTCAGAGCATGGTCGCTATCCCGAATCCTTGAGCGAACTGGAGAGCCGCATCGAGGGTTTCGGGCGTGCATCCACCATGCCAGCAGGACTCGCGGGAATCCCGGAGTCTTTTGTTTACCTGAAACCGGAGACAATGGAGGCGGCCGCTCCACCGCTGCCGATACTGGTTTCCCCCTTGCTCGGATCGGGACGAGTAGCTGTGGGCTTCAACGATCATTCGGTCAAAGCTCTGCACGTCGAGGACCTTGAATCGATTCTCAACCGGGGGCTAAGGCCATGATTGAGGGGCGGATCCATACCATGAAGCGCGCCTTGTTACTGCGACTTTGGTATCTTCCCGCGCTGGCGATCTTCACCATGTTCGGCTTCTCTGCCCTCAAGGTGGACTTCCTTCCGGAGATCAGCTTCCGCGTGGTGTTCGGCTTCATCCCATTCCTGAAGGACGCTCGAGCTGAAGCGGTTTTCGATCCCCGCTGGCTTCCTTGGATCCTCGCTTCATTTGCGGCCATCGTGGTAACACACCGCCTCCTCGTATCGCGCAAAGGGAAGGTAGAGCGGCTAGATGGTATCGGCACCTCCCTGTCTCTAGCCTCAATCCCGGTGCTGCTTGCTCTATCGATTTCTGTTTTGGGAGGATTCTGGACCGCGTGGAGAAGCGTGGTGACAAGACCGATGGCCATTGACTATCCCGATAAGGCCGGTTCCCAACTCCGATTCGGCATGGAGCTTCTTCGAAGCAAGGCCTTTAACCATGCATCCCGCGCGAACGGGAGATTTCCAGATCGCTTGGAAGAACTGGATGAATGGGCTCCTTACTATCTCGAGCGCCTGCGGTCGTTCTCGAGTGACGCCGGACCTGGGGATCCACTGATCTACCTTGGGGCCGGTCTGGGACCGCAGTCGGACCGGAATCTTGCGCTCCTGATCACCCCGCGATTTGAAGGCGATGAGGGCGAAGAGCGTTGGCTCGTTACCATCGGTGGGGAGGAAAAGAAAATCAGTGAGGAAGAACTGGATGGATGGATCCGGAGTTCACTGGAGGGCCGAAAAAGATGAGTGGGAAGCGTCAACGTAGTATCTCGCCCGCGATGGTGCTTGTATGCCTGCTCGGGATTCCGAGCCTTCTATTCCTATTCGTTCTCGGGACGTATTCGGGGCATACGCAAGCGACCCTCCGTTTCCTCGGCGGCTTCTATTTCTTCCTGCGGGAGAATCTGCCGCGGATCTCCAGCAACGCCGCCACTTGGGTGCCGGGGATCGGAGCCTTTTTTTTCGGCACGGTGGGGATCCACCTGCTCTTCGCCAAGCAGGCGAAGCGGAGAGGACTTCCGTGGTGCTTTGGAACGAGCTTCGCGCTGGCTTCGATTGTTCCGGCTCTCTTCGTGATCGCCTTTCTGGTTCCGGGGATCCTGCTCCAGCTACGGGCCATCGCGAGAGATCCGGATTGGTTTCGTCGCGAAAGCTCCATAGCGAGTTCCTTGATCGTCCACGATTACCAGCGCATCGGAATCGGCCTGTTCGAGTATTCGTCGGAGCATGAGGGGCGCTTCCCGGATTCGTTGGAAGCACTGGCCCAGCAGTCCGAGGGAGGGGAGGCGATGCTCTATCTGAAGGGTGAACCTCCCATCTATCTCGGCATCGGCCTCACCGAGCGCTCGGATCCCGGTCTGCCGCTGCTGATTTCTCCGGAGTTCTCGGACCGCGGGATAGCTCGGCGCTTGGTGCGCACCGTCGGCTGGGACGAGAAGTTCATTCCGAGTGCCGAGGCGGATGTATGGATCTCCCGTGCCTTGGAAGCGCGGCGCAAGCTGCCCAAGGAATAACCGGGGTCCGCCCTCCTGCGTGACTTTCCGCATTGGACGCGGGTCGATTCCCGGTCATGATCCGCGCGTGCTCCCTGCGCTTACCGGCTACGATCCTGCCGCCTTGGAGGCCTATTTGGCCGCCCAGGGGCAGCCTGCATTCCGCGCCGGACAGATCCTCGATTGGATCTGGAAGAAGAAGGCCGCCTCCGTGGAGGCGATGAGCAATCTTCCCGGGGCGCTGCGCGAGAAGCTTTCCTCCTCCTTCCGCCTCCACGCTCTGGAGCACGCCACGACCCAGGGCAGCGGCGACACCACCCGCAAGTTTCTCTTCAAGCTTCAGGACGGACGCTATGTGGAGAGCGTTCTGATCCCGGCGAATCCCGCCCTTTACGGTGAGCGCTCGGATCGTCGCACCCTCTGTGTCTCCTCGCAGGTCGGCTGCGCCTACGGCTGCAAGTTCTGCGCCTCCGGGCTGGCCGGATTCAGCCGCAATCTCGAACCCGCGGAGATCGCGGGTCAGGTGCTGATGGCCGAGCGTCTCTCGGGCGAGCGCGTGGATAATCTCGTGTTCATGGGCATGGGTGAGCCCCTGGCGAATCTCGACAACCTGCTCGCGGCGATCTCGATCATCACCTCGCCTTGGGGGCTGCACCTCGGCGCACGTCACCTCACGATCTCGACCTCCGGCCTTGTGCCGCAGATCCGCAGGCTCGCCGAGCATCCGCAGCAGATCCGCCTCGCGATTTCGCTCCACGGTGCCACCGACGATGTCCGCGGCCAGATCATGCCGGTGAACAAAAAGTGGGGCACCGCCGAACTCTTCGACGCGCTCGACTACTGGAACTCTCGTAAAAAGCAGCACCTCACACTGGAATACATCCTGATTGAGGGCGTGAACGATCACCTCGAGCAGGCTCGCATTCTTGCGACCCACGCCCGCCGCCTGAAGGCGAAGGTGAACCTGATTCCCTACAACACCGTTGAAGGGCTCGATTGGGTCCGCCCTTCCGAGAACCAGTGCCGTGCCTTTCGCGATATCCTCAAGAACGCCGGCGTCTCGGCGACCCTCCGCTTGGAGAAGGGCCATGATATCGATGCCGCCTGCGGCCAGCTCCGTCTCAAGCAAGAGACGGAGGAGGGGATTATCGAAGCGCCGATGAAGCGGAAGTGATTTGAGGCCGAGTTCCTACCAGCTCCGGATTTTTTGTAGGGATACCTTGGAAGTCGCGGCGCTCTTGGGCGTCAGTATTGATGTCGAAGCGGGAGACTTCCTCGATACCTGCTTCATTCTCACGCGAGAGATTGCCGAAGACGGGCCTTACATTGATCACATCGCTGGGTTCCTTGCTCTGCTCGATGGGAAGTTTGCGGATCTGGGAGAACTCGGTATCAGCCGATCCGATATCTCGATCTGGCTACTCCGAACCTATCGCGATCAGTGCAACATGGAGTTTGCCCCGCAGACCTTGCTTCACTTGGGAGAAGAGGGCCTGGCCTTGTGCGTCTCGTGTTGGCAGGAGAGTGGTGAGGCCAGAACCTGAGCTCACAGCCCCCGGAACTCCGTCGCCAGCTTCTTCGCCGTCGCCACCGTATTCCGGTGGATCTTCGCCGTGAATTCCGCCTGGCGGTTGTAGCCGCCGCCATACAGCACCGCCACAGGCACCCGGTTGCGGATGAAGGCCCGCAGCAGCACGTCGTCGCGCTTCTGTAGATCCTTCACGGAGAGATGCATCTGCCCGAAGCGATCGTTGCGATGGTTGTCCGCGCCCGCGATCCAGATCACCAGATCCGGTGCGAAGGTATCCAGCGCCGCTGCCAGCGTGCTGAAGAGCTGCTTGAGATACATTTCGCCCTCCACATAGCGCACCGTTTCCACATCCATGGACCCGGCGATCTTCTTGGTCGGATAGTTCCGCCCGACGTGGATTGAGTAAGTAAACACCCGCGGGTCATCCCCGAGCAAGGCCGCCGTACCGTTGCCCTGATGGGCGTCGGTATCCACCACCATCACCTTGATGCCCGGCTGCCGCGCCTGCAGGTCGCGGATCGCGATCGCGATGTCGTTGAAAACGCAATAGCCCTCTCCATGCTCGCGGAAGGCGTGGTGAGTCCCGCCCGCCAAGCAGACGGCCACTCCCTCGGTCAGCGCCGCGTGGCAGGCCTGGCGTGTGGCCTCCACCTCCGTCGCACTGCGCTGGTAGAGCTGCGGTGTGACCGGCAGGCCGAGCTGCACCTGCTCCTTACGGTCGAGCAAGCCGGAGTAGATCCGCTCCACGTAGGTCGGGTCGTGCACCGCCTTCAGCAGGTGGCTGTCCGCCACTTTCACCTCGACGATCTCCTCCGGCCTCAGGATTCCGCCTTCCAGGAGCATGTCCTTGGAAATACGGAACTTCTCCATCGGGAAGGGATGGCCCGAGGGGAGCTTGAGTTCCAGATCTGCCGAGTAGAAGCAGCGCATCGATGCCCCCACCGAACCACAGGGAGGGCCCCTTGCCCAATGGATTTTCCCTGTGGCATCACCCCCTTGCGTTTTTGACACGCTTCCCCCCGGCTGCTAGGCCTGCGGAAATCCATGTCAAACCCGACCAAACCCGATTGGGAGGCGCTCGCCGCGCGGCCCGACTTCGCCGAGCTTCTCGCGGCGAAGAAGCGCTTCATCATTCCCTGTTGCGCCTTTTTCCTCATTTACTATGCGGCGCTCCTCTACTTGGTCGGCTGGCACCCGGAGCTGATGAAGAAGCCGCTGCTGGGTAAGATCAACGGGGCATATCTCTTCGCCCTCTCCCAGTTCGCCATGGCATGGGGCATGGCTTGGATCTACATGCGCAAGGCGGCTCAGCTCGATCGCATGGCCGCCGCCGTCATCCGCGACGAAAAACACTGATCTACCGTTGCCATGACCATTGCCATGTTCCTCGCCTTCGTGGTCGCCACGCTGGGCATCACTGTCTGGAGCGCCCGGAAGAATACCGGTTCCAGTGCCTACTTCGCCGCCGGTCGCTCGATCACCGGCTGGCAGAACGGCCTCGCCGTCGCCGGTGACTACATGTCCGCCGCCTCCTTTCTCGGCATCTCGGGGATGATCGCCTTCTTCGGCTACGATGGCTTCATGTACTCGGTCGGCTTCCTCGTCGCCTACCTCACGGTGCTCTTCATTGTGGCGGAGCCGCTGCGGAATGCCGGTAAGTACACCATGGCCGATCTCCTGGCCTACCGTCTGAAGGCTCGCCCCGTCCGGGCCGCGGCTTCGCTCAGCACGCTCACCGTCTCCACCTTCTACATGGTCGCGCAGATGATCGGTGCAGGGGTGCTGGTGAGCACCTTGCTCAAGGACTATTCCTGGATCACGCCGAACTCCGCCATCGCCGGTGTCGGCGTCCTGATGATCGTCTATGTCGTCTTCGGCGGCATGCACGGCACCACCTGGGTACAGATCATCAAGGCGATCCTGCTGATGACCGCCACCTTCGTGCTGAGCTTCCTGGTGATGAAGCAGTTCGATTTCAGCTTCGCCAAGTTCTTCGATGCCATTGCCCATCTCACCTACACGGACGCGAAAGGCAACGAGGTCACCCGCAACTTCCTCGATCCCGGTTGGAAGTTTGGAGCGGAAGCTACCGCCAAGACCGGCGGCTGGGGTCCGCTCGATCTCTTCTCGCTCGGCCTCGCGCTGGTGTTGGGCACCGCCGGACTGCCCCACGTTCTGGTGCGCTTCTACACCGTGCCGGATGCGAAAACCGCGCGTGTATCGGTGGTTTGGGCGATGGTGATCATCGGCATCTTCTACATCCTCACCACCTTCCTCGGGTTCGGTGCGGCCACCCTGCTGAAGCCGCACAATATCGCGAACGAGAACATGGCGGCGCCGGAGCTCTCGCACTTCCTCGGTGGCGACATCTTCTTCGCCTTCATCTCCGCGGTGGCCTTCGCGACCATTCTCGCGGTGGTGGCCGGGCTCACCATCAGCGCCAGCACCTCCTTCGCGCATGACTTCTACACCAATGTGATCAATCACGGGAAGGAAGTGCCGCAGGAGAAGGAAGTGCGCATCGCCCGCATCGCCGCCTTCTTCGTCGGCGCGATCTCCATTATCCTCGCGATCGTCTTCCAGAACATCAACGTGGCCTTCCTCGTGGGCTTGGCCTTCGCGGTGGCCGCCTCGGCCAATCTTCCCGTGATCGTGCTCTCGGTTTTCTGGAAACGCTTCAATACCGTGGGTGCCGTGACGGGGCTTCTGGTCGGCTTGGCCGGCAGCATCCTTCTCATCGTCCTCAGCCCGAGCGTGATGGGCATCGATGGTCCGGAG
The genomic region above belongs to Luteolibacter rhizosphaerae and contains:
- a CDS encoding ABC transporter ATP-binding protein encodes the protein MDLAVEIKDLVKQFRPAGRKEPLLAVDRVSINIALGEVYGLIGPNGSGKSTTMKALLGLVQPDAGVCRIFGNDSMRVDSRQDVGFLPENPYFYKHLSGSETLRFYGKLCGLRGAKLEARVKELLALVDLMEAGNRRLGGYSKGMLQRIGLAQALIQEPRLVILDEPTAGVDPVGSRQIRDLILDLKQRGITVFLCSHLLEQVQEVCDRVGIIFRGRMVKEGPIDELLAVEDQTEIVLRDASPELVAKVRELVAAEGSAELLRAGRPRTTLERLFLQETVDRREP
- a CDS encoding ABC transporter permease; the protein is MSRPAKNRPLNPRRIGVIATHTFTQLVRMKVFYFLAIFAVIVLGSNLFNIQGIGRPDLQGMDVLRMIRSWSLGTMTLFSVVLGVVATALLLPKDVEDRTLYTILAKPVPRLDYLIGKLAGVLLLIFVSLLVMDLLMTGVLTIRTHMLVAEQMERFASWPQADKDSLRAEIMAQGPTWSLHGATLAVFMRSAVIASTALLLSTFSTSTLFTTISCFLVYFIGNFQADARDMYLSSGDGIGPGGRIAGLAVAVVFPDFQLFNVIDGVIEGAALPLAALGTLAGITIFYVVLHTFVSWLVFAGKEF
- a CDS encoding metallophosphoesterase family protein, producing the protein MRIALFGDIHANLEALEAVLVDAEQQGCTDYVCLGDVVGYNADPAACLEKVRAMNCPVVKGNHDEDASGTHSLDAMNPVAAAALEWTREQLSEEQRIWLRRLRMVRQVEDFTIVHSTLDQPANWNYVTNRFDAMSNFSYQFTQVCFHGHTHVPRVYVKTDKVQEVPAESVVIEEGSKYFINAGSVGQPRDGDWRACYAIYDLDHHLVVFRRVEYDLEKTQKKILDAGLPPMLAERLADGR
- a CDS encoding (deoxy)nucleoside triphosphate pyrophosphohydrolase, which gives rise to MIEVVAGLILDQSDRLLACKRPEGKHLGGKWEFPGGKVEPDESPEAALIRELEEELSITVELLEPLTPVVWDYGRGPIRLHPFVCRIASGTPHPHEHSEIRWCDRVELQALDWAEADVPILAEWLAR
- the rlmN gene encoding 23S rRNA (adenine(2503)-C(2))-methyltransferase RlmN, translated to MLPALTGYDPAALEAYLAAQGQPAFRAGQILDWIWKKKAASVEAMSNLPGALREKLSSSFRLHALEHATTQGSGDTTRKFLFKLQDGRYVESVLIPANPALYGERSDRRTLCVSSQVGCAYGCKFCASGLAGFSRNLEPAEIAGQVLMAERLSGERVDNLVFMGMGEPLANLDNLLAAISIITSPWGLHLGARHLTISTSGLVPQIRRLAEHPQQIRLAISLHGATDDVRGQIMPVNKKWGTAELFDALDYWNSRKKQHLTLEYILIEGVNDHLEQARILATHARRLKAKVNLIPYNTVEGLDWVRPSENQCRAFRDILKNAGVSATLRLEKGHDIDAACGQLRLKQETEEGIIEAPMKRK
- a CDS encoding histone deacetylase family protein, with the translated sequence MRCFYSADLELKLPSGHPFPMEKFRISKDMLLEGGILRPEEIVEVKVADSHLLKAVHDPTYVERIYSGLLDRKEQVQLGLPVTPQLYQRSATEVEATRQACHAALTEGVAVCLAGGTHHAFREHGEGYCVFNDIAIAIRDLQARQPGIKVMVVDTDAHQGNGTAALLGDDPRVFTYSIHVGRNYPTKKIAGSMDVETVRYVEGEMYLKQLFSTLAAALDTFAPDLVIWIAGADNHRNDRFGQMHLSVKDLQKRDDVLLRAFIRNRVPVAVLYGGGYNRQAEFTAKIHRNTVATAKKLATEFRGL
- a CDS encoding DUF485 domain-containing protein; translated protein: MSNPTKPDWEALAARPDFAELLAAKKRFIIPCCAFFLIYYAALLYLVGWHPELMKKPLLGKINGAYLFALSQFAMAWGMAWIYMRKAAQLDRMAAAVIRDEKH
- a CDS encoding solute symporter family protein, encoding MTIAMFLAFVVATLGITVWSARKNTGSSAYFAAGRSITGWQNGLAVAGDYMSAASFLGISGMIAFFGYDGFMYSVGFLVAYLTVLFIVAEPLRNAGKYTMADLLAYRLKARPVRAAASLSTLTVSTFYMVAQMIGAGVLVSTLLKDYSWITPNSAIAGVGVLMIVYVVFGGMHGTTWVQIIKAILLMTATFVLSFLVMKQFDFSFAKFFDAIAHLTYTDAKGNEVTRNFLDPGWKFGAEATAKTGGWGPLDLFSLGLALVLGTAGLPHVLVRFYTVPDAKTARVSVVWAMVIIGIFYILTTFLGFGAATLLKPHNIANENMAAPELSHFLGGDIFFAFISAVAFATILAVVAGLTISASTSFAHDFYTNVINHGKEVPQEKEVRIARIAAFFVGAISIILAIVFQNINVAFLVGLAFAVAASANLPVIVLSVFWKRFNTVGAVTGLLVGLAGSILLIVLSPSVMGIDGPEVAASKRRLIQAAAIFPLTNPGIVSIPLGFLAAILGTLFSKREPESEAKFAEFSVRAHTGLGAEKATDH